In Longimicrobiales bacterium, the genomic stretch CGAACGCTGGAATAACGTGGTTGCAATAGGTTGTCCATTCAACCGCTATCCGGGCCAACATGTCTCCCCTGAGAGGTGACGTCCAGTTATCGGGTATGACATATCCGTGCAAAATAAAAACGTCTACCGAATCGCGTTTCATCCGTGCAAGACTCATGTCCAATGAATCGAACAGAGCCTGCTCTACGAGCGGACCCTTAATGGCACCGAGCATGCATTTTGTCGTTATATGAACTTCATCTGGATACCCATCGGGGAACGCCAGCCCCATAACGGTCTCGGCTTCCCCCCGGCCATACAATGGCGCCAGATCAAACAAATTAATGCCATGTTCGTAGGCAGAACGAACCGTCGCGATCGCTTCTTCCTGTGACGTCTCGCCCCAGACCTGGCCGATCCCCCCACCGCCCAGCGTCAAACGACTGACATCAAACAATCCGGCAAAATTCTGTCTATTCACTGCTAACTCTCCATCACATAATGGCGTTCAACCTAACGTAATATGTACGTCAGACAATCCTTGTCCCCCATGGGACGCGCGCAGCTTAAAATCGTCCCGTCACGGGCTCCCCATAGGGATTTAACATAACGCCCAGGCTCGGACGTTGTGCCGGAACCCAGCTTGAATGTCCTATCCCCAGATCCAGGCGTCAATTGGCGCGGTTATTACCCACATATCGCCCATTCTCGAACCGGGCGAAGAAGTACTCGAGCATCGGATGATTGATGGGGGCGTCGCTGTCATCGGGTTCCAGGTTTTGCTCCGCTACGTAGGTCGAGTGCTCCGCCCCATCGACTAGTACGTGGTACCAGGGCTTGTCCTTCGGAGGACGCGATCTTGCAACGGCCTCGTACCACTCCTCGGTCGATTGAAAATCGGGATCAACGTCGACGATGACGCCGCGATACTGAAAGAGTCGGTGACAAACCAGATCGCCAATTCCGAATTGTGTTCTGCTGATATTGGTTACGGTTCCCATATTCCCTTCCCTACCTCCTTACTCCGCCACTCGAATGATCGTGGTGCCGACGGTCCCGCCGGCGAGGAGTTCGACGAAGGCTTCTCCCGCACTTTCGAGGCCATGAAACTCGGTCATGCGTGGGACGAGCTGTCCACTCTTGATCCATGTCAGTAGTTCGGTCCGCGCCTCTTCGTAGCGCTGCGCAAAATCGAAGACCAGGAAGCCTTCCATCTTGACTCGATTATTGACGAGCAATCCCGGTATGCCACGAGGACTGCCAGCGGGATTCGACGTGTCGTACTGACTGACGGCACCGCAACAGACGATCCGTCCATGAGCGTTCATGCGAAACAGTGCACTGCCCAGGATGTCGCCGCCCGTATTGTCGAAATAGACATCGATCCGATCGGGTGTGGTGGCCTTAAACGCCGCACGGAAATCGGAGTTCTTGTAATTGACGGCGGCGTCGAAGCCCAGTTCCTTGGTGAGGATCTGGCATTTCTCGTCCGAGCCCGCGACACCGACGACTCGACATCCTTTCAACTTGGCGATCTGGCCGACCATGTGACCGACGGAACCCGCCGCGGCAGAGACGACGACGGTTTCT encodes the following:
- a CDS encoding aldo/keto reductase, which codes for MNRQNFAGLFDVSRLTLGGGGIGQVWGETSQEEAIATVRSAYEHGINLFDLAPLYGRGEAETVMGLAFPDGYPDEVHITTKCMLGAIKGPLVEQALFDSLDMSLARMKRDSVDVFILHGYVIPDNWTSPLRGDMLARIAVEWTTYCNHVIPAF
- the hspQ gene encoding heat shock protein HspQ, with the protein product MGTVTNISRTQFGIGDLVCHRLFQYRGVIVDVDPDFQSTEEWYEAVARSRPPKDKPWYHVLVDGAEHSTYVAEQNLEPDDSDAPINHPMLEYFFARFENGRYVGNNRAN
- a CDS encoding NADP-dependent oxidoreductase gives rise to the protein MSENRQVMIDSLPSGALKVSDFAVRTTSVPEPGEGEVLSRTLALTIGAGQRAGLQGSASYAGVAKTDTVMTGTGVARVEISNTPDFSVGDLVVGRTDWQDYSVLSGRHLSRIDEAADPALHLGTLGTNGLTAYFGLLDVGGVKEGETVVVSAAAGSVGHMVGQIAKLKGCRVVGVAGSDEKCQILTKELGFDAAVNYKNSDFRAAFKATTPDRIDVYFDNTGGDILGSALFRMNAHGRIVCCGAVSQYDTSNPAGSPRGIPGLLVNNRVKMEGFLVFDFAQRYEEARTELLTWIKSGQLVPRMTEFHGLESAGEAFVELLAGGTVGTTIIRVAE